In Mycteria americana isolate JAX WOST 10 ecotype Jacksonville Zoo and Gardens chromosome 5, USCA_MyAme_1.0, whole genome shotgun sequence, one DNA window encodes the following:
- the SLC39A9 gene encoding zinc transporter ZIP9 isoform X1, which translates to MQRVIESEKVAEIPVVHEYGHDHSRLHAYIGVSLVLGFVFMLLVDQIGSSHVHSTDDPEAARSGNSKITTTLGLVVHAAADGVALGAAASTSQTSVQLIVFVAIMLHKAPAAFGLVSFLMHAGLERNRIRKHLLVFALAAPVMSMVTYLGLSKSSKEALSEVNATGVAMLFSAGTFLYVATVHVLPEVGGIAHSHKPESTGGKGLSRLEVAALVLGCLIPLVLSIGHHH; encoded by the exons ATGCAGCGTGTGATTGAGTCTGAGAAGGTAGCAGAAATCCCGGTTGTACATGAGTATGGCCATGACCATTCCAGGTTGCATGCCTACATTGGTGTATCCCTTGTCCTCGGCTTTGTCTTCATGCTGTTGGTGGACCAGATAGGCAGCTCTCATGTGCACTCTACAGATG ATCCAGAAGCTGCAAGGTCGGGCAACTCCAAAATCACCACAACACTGGGACTCGTAGTCCATGCTGCAG CTGATGGTGTTGCATTGGGTGCAGCAGCTTCTACTTCTCAGACTAGTGTCCAGTTGATAGTGTTTGTTGCGATTATGTTGCACAAG GCACCAGCTGCCTTTGGCCTGGTTTCCTTCCTGATGCACGCTGGGCTGGAACGGAATCGAATTAGAAAACACTTGCTGGTCTTTGCGTTAGCAGCACCTGTTATGTCGATGGTGACATACTTAGGGCTAAGCAAG agcAGCAAAGAAGCCCTTTCAGAAGTCAATGCCACCGGAGTTGCTatgctgttttctgctgggaCTTTTCTTTACGTTGCCACAGTTCATGTCCTCCCAGAAGTAGGAGGAATTGCTCATAGCCACAAACCTGAATCAACTGGAGGAAAAGGACTCAGTCGTCTGGAGGTGGCAGCCCTAGTATTAGGATGCCTTATTCCTCTAGTCTTGTCCATTGGACACCATCACTAA